The proteins below come from a single Aegilops tauschii subsp. strangulata cultivar AL8/78 chromosome 6, Aet v6.0, whole genome shotgun sequence genomic window:
- the LOC109734433 gene encoding BTB/POZ and MATH domain-containing protein 1-like encodes MANMSDARGPLSPGLPHPPGADFWRRIRRSEHLTDDAFTVRCDVVIINEIRIEDAPTVRNPFVTVPQSNLIQHLGDLLRSKKGADMVFEVGGDTFSVHRCVLAARSPVFSAELFGAMKEGGSGSIVRVADMEARVVKALLSFVYIDSLPETEDEEDQGTMFQQLLVAADRYDLGWLKLICEEKLCAHIDVFTAATILVIVEQHHCHGLKKTCIEFLSTPVSVSKPADHG; translated from the exons atggctaacatgtcggacgcccgaggaccccttagtccaggactccctcacccgccgGGAGCGGATTTCTGGCGCCGCATCCGG AGATCAGAGCACCTGACCGACGACGCTTTCACAGTCAGGTGTGACGTGGTCATCATCAACGAGATCCGCATCGAGGACGCACCCACCGTCCGCAACCCGTTTGTCACCGTGCCACAATCCAACCTGATCCAGCACCTTGGCGACTTACTCAGGAGCAAGAAGGGCGCCGACATGGTGTTTGAGGTCggcggcgacactttctccgtgCATCGGTGCGTTCTCGCCGCCCGGTCACCGGTCTTCAGTGCAGAGCTCTTCGGTGCAATGAAGGAGGGTGGCAGCGGCAGCATCGTGCGTGTTGCCGACATGGAGGCGCGGGTGGTCAAGGCGCTGCTCTCTTTCGTGTACATCGACTCCTTGCCGGAGACAGAGGATGAAGAGGACCAAGGCACCATGTTCCAGCAACTACTTGTCGCGGCTGACAGGTACGACCTTGGGTGGCTCAAGCTGATCTGCGAGGAAAAGCTGTGCGCACATATCGATGTGTTCACGGCGGCGACCATTCTAGTGATCGTGGAGCAGCACCACTGCCATGGGCTGAAGAAAACTTGCATTGAGTTCCTCAGCAccccggtgtcggtgtcaaaaccggcggatcacgggtag